A single Scleropages formosus chromosome 4, fSclFor1.1, whole genome shotgun sequence DNA region contains:
- the LOC108921219 gene encoding beta-crystallin B1-like, which translates to MAHSGAQGSIGSHPPPTYMRNYKICFFEYENFQGRCIELNGECRNLGERGLDRVRSIRVECGVWMGYEFQNMKGEMFMLEKGEYPRWDCWSNSYRSDCFMSVRPVRMDPHDHRICLFEGMNFDGRKMEVCDEDIPSLWSYGFHDRVASIQVTGGTWVGYQYPGYRGYQYVFECGAYKHWNEWGAQHPQIQSIRRVRDMMTHRRGCFEFTA; encoded by the exons ATGGCTCACTCCGGAGCTCAAGGGAGCATAGGAAGCCACCCTCCCCCCACGTACATGCGCAACTACAAA ATCTGCTTCTTTGAGTATGAGAACTTCCAGGGCCGCTGCATAGAGCTGAACGGAGAGTGTCGGAACCTCGGCGAGCGTGGGCTGGACAGGGTGCGCTCCATCCGTGTGGAATGTGGAGT CTGGATGGGCTACGAATTCCAGAATATGAAGGGGGAGATGTTCATGCTGGAAAAGGGCGAGTACCCCCGATGGGACTGTTGGTCCAACAGCTACCGGAGTGACTGTTTCATGTCTGTCAGGCCTGTGCGAATG GACCCCCATGATCACAGAATCTGCCTGTTTGAAGGCATGAATTTTGATGGCCGAAAGATGGAGGTCTGTGATGAGGACATACCTAGCCTGTGGTCCTATGGATTCCATGACCGGGTAGCTAGCATCCAGGTCACCGGAGGAAC GTGGGTAGGGTACCAGTATCCAGGTTACCGTGGATACCAGTATGTATTTGAATGTGGAGCTTACAAACACTGGAATGAGTGGGGTGCTCAACACCCCCAGATCCAGTCCATCCGCCGTGTGAGAGACATGATGACACACCGTCGTGGCTGCTTTGAGTTTACTGCATAG
- the LOC108921231 gene encoding beta-crystallin A1-like, translated as MAQTNPTTMNPMPMGPFKITVYDQEHFQGRRMEFTAACQNIMECGMDNIRSVKVECGAWVGYEHTSFCGQQFVLERGEYPRWDSWSGSNAYHIERMMSFRPICSANHKDCRIILFERENFIGRQFEICDDYPSLQAMGWCNNEIGSMQVQSGAWVCYQYPGYRGYQYIMECDRHGGEYKHYREFGSHSQTCQIQSIRRIQQ; from the exons ATGGCTCAGACCAACCCCACAACCATGAACCCCATGCCTATGGGGCCATTTAAG ATCACCGTCTATGATCAGGAGCACTTCCAGGGCAGGCGCATGGAGTTCACCGCTGCCTGCCAGAACATCATGGAATGTGGCATGGACAACATCCGTTCCGTCAAGGTCGAGTGTGGAGC TTGGGTGGGCTATGAGCACACCAGCTTCTGTGGGCAGCAATTTGTGCTGGAGAGGGGTGAGTACCCAAGGTGGGACTCCTGGAGTGGCAGCAACGCCTACCACATTGAGAGGATGATGTCCTTCAGGCCCATCTGCTCTGCT AATCACAAGGACTGCAGAATCATTCTCTTTGAGAGGGAGAACTTCATTGGACGCCAGTTTGAGATATGCGATGACTACCCCTCTCTGCAGGCCATGGGCTGGTGCAACAATGAAATCGGTTCCATGCAGGTCCAGAGTGGAGC CTGGGTGTGCTATCAATACCCTGGCTACCGCGGATACCAGTACATCATGGAGTGTGATCGTCATGGTGGAGAGTACAAGCACTACAGGGAGTTTGGCTCCCATTCCCAAACCTGCCAGATCCAGTCCATCCGCAGGATCCAGCAGTGA